A window of the Lysinibacillus irui genome harbors these coding sequences:
- a CDS encoding YlxQ family RNA-binding protein encodes MMNQAIFNLLGIAARARKVISGEELVVKEVRNGNAKLVLLANDASKNSSKKIQDKCTYYNVEYHVIGDRYDLGHATGKEARVALAITDKGFASKLSSLLNEN; translated from the coding sequence ATGATGAATCAAGCAATATTTAATTTGCTTGGGATTGCGGCAAGAGCACGTAAAGTGATTTCAGGAGAAGAGTTAGTAGTAAAGGAAGTCCGCAATGGCAATGCTAAGTTAGTACTGCTTGCAAACGATGCTTCTAAAAACTCTAGCAAGAAAATTCAAGATAAGTGCACGTACTACAACGTTGAGTATCATGTAATTGGAGATCGTTATGATCTAGGACATGCTACAGGTAAGGAGGCCCGAGTGGCTTTAGCTATTACCGATAAAGGTTTTGCAAGTAAATTGTCTAGTCTACTCAACGAAAACTAA
- the infB gene encoding translation initiation factor IF-2 — protein MTKIRVHEYAKQVNKTSKEVIEALSKLNVSVTNHMSMLEKDIVAKLNQSFKATPEKNVAKQSTQNMAQRPQSNGQQKPQHSVKKQEGQRQQSATSKPKANNQQHAQQNSNSSNEKSKNTKGNQNRNMTQNNNNNNNNRRGGGGYNQRPKPGIHGGKRRHPKTHQPSIPVKQKELPEKITFVESLSVAELAKKLHREPSEIIKKLFMLGVMATINQELDKDAIELICADYGVEVEEEIRVDITDLETHFEQTEEVNEADLSERPPVVTIMGHVDHGKTTLLDSIRHTKVTAGEAGGITQHIGAYQVTEGDKKITFLDTPGHAAFTTMRARGAKVTDLTILVVAADDGVMPQTVEAINHAKAAEVPIIVAVNKMDKPSANPDRVMQELTEHGLVPEAWGGDTIFVPISALKGEGIDTLLEMILLVAEVGELKANSDRLALGTVIEAQLDKGRGSVATLLVQDGTLKVGDPIVVGHTYGRVRAMVNDKGRRVKEAGPSTPVEITGLNDVPQAGDRFVVFEDEKTARQVGETRAMSAIQAQRSEKQRVTLDNLFEQMSQGEMKELNLIVKADVQGTVEAMAASLMKIDVEGVNVKIIHTGAGAITESDISLAAASNAIVIGFNVRPDANAKRAAEEEGVDIRLHRIIYKVIEEIEQAMKGMLDPEFEEKIIGQAEVRQTIKVSKVGTIAGSYVTEGKVTRDSGVRVIRDNVVIFEGELDTLKRFKDEVKEVAKGYECGITITNFNDIKEGDIIEAYIMEEVKRV, from the coding sequence ATGACCAAAATCAGAGTTCATGAATATGCAAAGCAAGTGAATAAAACGAGTAAAGAGGTTATTGAAGCACTAAGTAAATTAAATGTGAGTGTAACAAACCACATGTCTATGTTGGAGAAAGATATTGTGGCTAAGTTAAACCAATCATTTAAAGCAACACCTGAGAAAAATGTAGCAAAACAATCAACTCAAAACATGGCACAAAGACCTCAATCGAATGGCCAGCAAAAACCACAGCATTCGGTGAAGAAGCAAGAGGGACAAAGGCAGCAATCTGCTACTTCTAAACCTAAAGCAAACAATCAGCAACACGCACAGCAAAACTCAAATTCGTCTAACGAAAAATCTAAGAATACAAAAGGTAATCAAAATAGAAATATGACACAAAATAATAATAATAACAATAATAATCGTAGAGGTGGCGGTGGTTATAACCAACGTCCAAAACCAGGGATTCATGGAGGCAAACGTCGCCATCCAAAAACGCATCAACCATCAATACCAGTAAAACAAAAGGAACTTCCAGAAAAAATTACTTTTGTTGAATCATTATCAGTTGCAGAATTAGCAAAAAAATTACACCGTGAGCCATCGGAAATCATTAAAAAACTATTTATGCTTGGTGTAATGGCAACAATTAACCAAGAATTAGATAAGGATGCAATTGAATTAATTTGCGCAGACTATGGTGTAGAAGTTGAAGAAGAAATCCGTGTAGATATTACGGATTTAGAAACTCACTTCGAGCAAACTGAAGAAGTAAACGAGGCAGATCTATCAGAACGTCCGCCAGTAGTAACAATTATGGGACACGTTGACCATGGTAAAACAACATTATTAGATTCTATCCGCCACACGAAAGTGACAGCTGGAGAAGCTGGTGGTATTACACAACATATTGGTGCATACCAAGTGACAGAAGGCGACAAGAAAATTACATTCCTTGATACACCAGGGCATGCTGCTTTCACTACAATGCGAGCACGTGGAGCGAAAGTTACAGATTTAACAATTTTAGTAGTTGCTGCTGACGATGGTGTTATGCCACAAACAGTAGAAGCGATTAATCATGCTAAAGCAGCTGAAGTACCAATTATCGTTGCTGTGAATAAAATGGATAAACCATCAGCAAATCCAGATCGTGTAATGCAAGAATTAACAGAGCACGGCCTAGTTCCTGAAGCATGGGGTGGCGATACAATTTTCGTACCAATTTCAGCATTAAAAGGTGAAGGCATTGATACATTACTAGAAATGATTTTACTTGTTGCGGAAGTTGGCGAACTTAAAGCAAATTCAGATCGTTTAGCGCTTGGTACGGTTATTGAGGCGCAGCTTGATAAAGGACGCGGTTCTGTTGCTACACTTTTAGTACAAGATGGAACGTTAAAAGTAGGTGACCCAATCGTTGTTGGTCATACGTATGGCCGAGTTCGTGCGATGGTGAATGACAAAGGTCGTCGTGTAAAAGAAGCTGGACCATCAACACCAGTGGAAATTACAGGTTTAAATGATGTACCTCAAGCAGGTGACCGCTTCGTTGTTTTTGAAGATGAAAAAACAGCACGCCAAGTTGGGGAAACTCGTGCGATGTCAGCAATCCAAGCGCAACGTTCAGAAAAACAACGTGTAACACTTGATAACTTATTTGAACAAATGAGTCAGGGTGAAATGAAAGAGCTTAACCTAATTGTGAAGGCTGATGTTCAAGGTACTGTTGAAGCAATGGCTGCCTCATTAATGAAAATTGATGTGGAAGGCGTAAATGTGAAAATCATTCACACAGGTGCTGGTGCTATTACGGAATCAGATATTTCTTTGGCAGCGGCTTCAAATGCAATTGTTATTGGATTCAACGTACGTCCAGATGCAAACGCAAAGCGTGCAGCTGAAGAAGAAGGCGTAGATATCCGTTTACACCGTATTATTTATAAAGTAATTGAAGAGATTGAACAAGCAATGAAAGGTATGCTTGATCCTGAGTTCGAAGAGAAAATTATTGGTCAAGCAGAAGTTCGTCAAACAATTAAAGTATCTAAAGTTGGTACGATTGCTGGTTCATACGTAACTGAAGGAAAAGTAACACGTGATTCAGGTGTTCGTGTAATTCGTGATAACGTAGTTATTTTTGAAGGTGAGCTAGATACACTTAAACGCTTCAAGGATGAAGTAAAAGAAGTTGCAAAAGGATACGAATGTGGTATTACCATTACAAACTTCAACGATATTAAAGAAGGCGATATTATTGAAGCCTATATTATGGAAGAAGTTAAACGCGTCTAA
- a CDS encoding DUF503 domain-containing protein → MIVYAEVEFIIQTAHSLKEKRAVLQRMITRTKQKFNVSIAEIDHQNVWQRTKLALVAVSSSKEAAEREINHALHYLESNPSWEQLNVWRDYL, encoded by the coding sequence ATGATCGTGTATGCAGAAGTTGAATTCATTATTCAAACTGCCCATTCGTTAAAGGAAAAACGTGCTGTCCTACAGCGTATGATTACCCGCACCAAGCAGAAATTTAATGTATCTATTGCGGAAATTGACCATCAAAATGTATGGCAGCGTACGAAATTAGCACTTGTTGCTGTTTCTTCGTCTAAAGAAGCAGCTGAACGCGAAATTAATCACGCGCTCCACTATTTAGAGTCAAATCCGTCATGGGAACAGCTTAATGTGTGGCGAGATTATTTATAA
- the nusA gene encoding transcription termination factor NusA, producing MSSDLLDALNALEEQKGISRDVLIEAIEAALVTAYKRNFNQAQNVRVDLNLDKGSIRVFSRKDVVEEVEDDRLQIALEDAKAINPAYQLEDIVEQEVTPRNFGRIAAQTAKQVVTQRVREAERGLIYEQYVDREDDIVTGVVERLDARNIYVGLGKVEAALPINEQIQGESYHPHDRIKVYITKVERTTRGPQVIVSRTHPGLLRRLFEMEVPEIYEGIVEIKSIAREAGDRSKISVYAHNEEVDPVGSCVGAKGARVQTIVNELNGEKIDIVEWSEDPVVFVANALSPSKVLDVQVNEEEKSTTVVVPDYQLSLAIGKRGQNARLAAKLTGWKIDIKSETDARELGIYPSATSTFIPADDEESDFDDVAVDLYQDDEE from the coding sequence ATGAGTAGTGATTTGTTAGATGCGCTGAATGCGCTAGAAGAACAAAAAGGAATTTCAAGAGATGTGTTAATTGAAGCCATTGAAGCGGCATTAGTTACAGCTTACAAACGCAACTTTAACCAAGCACAAAATGTTCGTGTGGACTTAAATTTAGATAAGGGCTCTATTCGCGTATTTTCACGTAAAGATGTTGTGGAAGAGGTAGAGGATGATCGTTTGCAAATTGCTTTAGAAGATGCAAAAGCAATTAATCCAGCTTACCAGCTAGAGGATATCGTGGAGCAGGAAGTAACGCCACGTAATTTTGGACGCATTGCTGCTCAGACGGCTAAACAAGTGGTGACACAACGTGTACGTGAGGCGGAACGCGGTTTAATTTATGAACAATATGTGGACCGTGAAGATGATATCGTAACAGGTGTTGTTGAACGTTTAGATGCTCGAAATATCTATGTAGGTTTAGGTAAAGTAGAAGCAGCTCTGCCAATTAACGAACAAATCCAAGGTGAATCTTACCATCCTCATGATCGTATTAAAGTGTATATCACAAAAGTTGAACGTACAACACGTGGTCCACAAGTGATTGTGTCACGTACACATCCAGGTTTATTACGCCGATTATTTGAGATGGAAGTACCTGAAATTTATGAAGGCATTGTTGAGATTAAATCAATCGCTCGAGAAGCGGGAGATCGCTCTAAAATTTCTGTCTATGCCCATAATGAAGAAGTTGACCCAGTAGGTTCATGTGTTGGGGCAAAAGGCGCTCGTGTACAAACAATTGTCAATGAACTAAATGGTGAAAAAATTGATATCGTAGAATGGTCTGAAGATCCAGTAGTATTCGTTGCGAATGCTTTAAGCCCATCAAAGGTATTAGACGTTCAAGTGAATGAGGAAGAAAAATCGACAACAGTTGTTGTTCCAGACTATCAATTATCACTTGCGATTGGTAAACGTGGGCAAAATGCACGTTTAGCTGCGAAGCTTACTGGTTGGAAAATTGATATTAAGAGTGAGACAGATGCTCGTGAGCTAGGTATTTATCCTTCTGCTACAAGCACTTTCATCCCTGCTGACGATGAAGAAAGTGATTTTGATGATGTGGCAGTAGACTTATATCAAGACGACGAAGAATAA
- a CDS encoding PolC-type DNA polymerase III, translated as MEQQQEARMRFRMLLQQLELTDDVYMSFFEEGELSRLTVHKKDRLWHFTIRLRDILPFPLYQLFRTHLTEKFAAIAQIYTTFETLEKSVTEELVQAYWLSVVEQIDEMAPTLKSCLISQMPMWNGQKITLSCMQEMEYMMLKTKYADKLAESYSQFGFPHMAIDFVLQEETEEMIAAQEAFMEQKRIEEAALAQQAMQDFQKREQEKKDNPAAASLGDRPFQLGMHIKDDETMEIKRIVEEERRVIIEGFVFDTEIRELKSGRSLLQIKITDYTDSIVVKMFSRDNDDAELMQHLKKGMWVKVRGSVQTDTFIRDLIVMANDINEIKKETRQDLAPEGEKRVELHLHTPMSQMDAVTPVDRLVAQAAKWGHPAIAITDHAVVQSFPEAYAAGKKHGIKIIYGLEANLVDDGVPIAYAPEHRLLADATYVVFDVETTGLSTAYDTIIELAAVKIKDGQVIDKYESFANPHHPLSATTIELTGITDDMVRNAPEVEQVIKEFHAFIGDAIVVAHNASFDIGFLYTGYKKFGLEETVHPVIDTLELARLLYPTMKNHRLNTLCKKFNIELTQHHRAIYDTEATGYLLLQLLKDADELAIKYHDDFNKHIGGGDAYKKGRPMHCTILAVDNAGLKNLFKLVSHSHTKTFYRVPRVTRAVLEQYREGLLVGSGCNNGELFETMMNKSPEEAEQVARFYDYIEVQPKAVYAPLIERNVVRDEWTLEDIIRKLVKLGKKLDKPVVATGNVHYLDPTDAMFRQILIGSQGGANILNRSKLPEVHFRTTDEMLKEFDFLGPDLAKEVVVTNAQKIAASIGDVKPIKDDLYTPKIEGSDDEVTNLTYEMAHRIYGEELPEIVKARIEKELKSILGHGFGVIYLISAKLVKKSLADGYLVGSRGSVGSSLVATFMEITEVNPLPPHYVCPNCKHSEFFDDGSVSSGFDLPNKDCTECGTPYKKDGQDIPFETFLGFKGDKVPDIDLNFSGEYQPQAHNYTKVLFGEDYVYRAGTIGTVAEKTAYGYVKGYASDHNLHFRGAEVDRLVQGCTGVKRTTGQHPGGIIVVPDYMDIYDFSPVQYPADAQDSEWRTTHFDFHSIHDNILKLDILGHDDPTVIRMLQDLSGIDPKTIPTDDPVVMKIFSSPETLGVTEKQIGCKTGTLGIPEFGTRFVRQMLEDTKPSTFSELVQISGLSHGTDVWLGNAQELIQNGTCVLKEVIGCRDDIMVYLIYQGLEPSLAFKIMESVRKGKGLSEEFEAEMLANKVPGWYIESCKKIKYMFPKAHAAAYVLMAVRIAWFKVHFPILYYAAYFTVRADDFDLIAMVQGSQMIRARIDEINMKGLDASTKEKNLLTVLELALEMCERGMSFQKVDLYRSQASEFVIDGNSLIPPFDAIPGLGTNVAKTIVAAREEGEFLSKEDLQQRGRVSKTLIEYMDQLGCLEGMPDANQLSLF; from the coding sequence TTGGAACAGCAACAAGAGGCAAGAATGAGATTTCGAATGCTCTTGCAGCAACTTGAGTTAACAGATGATGTATACATGTCATTTTTTGAAGAAGGTGAATTATCACGTCTTACTGTCCATAAAAAGGACAGACTGTGGCATTTTACTATTAGATTAAGAGATATTCTTCCGTTTCCACTTTACCAGCTTTTCCGCACTCATTTAACAGAAAAATTTGCAGCAATAGCGCAAATATATACAACGTTTGAGACGCTAGAAAAAAGTGTAACAGAGGAACTTGTGCAGGCTTACTGGTTAAGTGTTGTTGAGCAAATTGATGAGATGGCGCCAACACTAAAAAGCTGTCTTATTTCCCAAATGCCAATGTGGAATGGTCAAAAAATAACGTTATCCTGTATGCAGGAAATGGAATATATGATGTTAAAAACAAAGTATGCAGACAAACTGGCAGAAAGCTATAGTCAGTTTGGTTTCCCGCATATGGCAATAGATTTTGTACTACAGGAAGAAACCGAGGAAATGATTGCTGCTCAGGAAGCATTTATGGAGCAGAAGCGTATAGAGGAAGCGGCATTGGCTCAGCAAGCAATGCAAGATTTCCAAAAACGAGAGCAGGAGAAAAAGGACAATCCAGCAGCAGCGAGCCTAGGAGATCGTCCATTCCAACTTGGGATGCATATTAAAGATGATGAAACGATGGAAATTAAACGAATTGTCGAAGAAGAGCGTCGTGTCATTATAGAAGGTTTTGTCTTTGATACCGAAATTAGAGAACTGAAAAGTGGGCGTTCCTTATTACAAATTAAAATTACCGACTATACAGATTCTATCGTAGTCAAAATGTTCTCTCGTGATAATGATGATGCAGAATTGATGCAGCATTTGAAAAAGGGTATGTGGGTAAAAGTTCGAGGCTCCGTACAAACAGATACGTTCATCCGTGATTTAATTGTCATGGCCAACGACATTAATGAAATCAAAAAAGAAACACGACAGGATCTCGCACCTGAGGGTGAAAAACGTGTTGAATTGCATTTGCATACACCAATGAGTCAAATGGACGCTGTTACGCCTGTTGATCGACTAGTAGCACAGGCTGCAAAGTGGGGTCACCCAGCTATCGCTATTACAGATCATGCGGTTGTACAATCTTTCCCAGAAGCATATGCAGCAGGGAAAAAACATGGGATTAAAATAATTTATGGTCTAGAGGCTAATTTAGTTGATGACGGGGTTCCGATTGCCTATGCTCCAGAGCATCGTTTATTAGCAGATGCAACGTATGTTGTCTTTGACGTGGAAACGACAGGATTATCTACAGCTTACGATACAATTATTGAACTTGCCGCAGTAAAAATTAAAGATGGCCAAGTCATCGATAAATACGAAAGCTTTGCGAACCCTCATCATCCACTTTCAGCTACTACAATTGAATTAACAGGGATTACAGATGATATGGTTCGAAACGCACCAGAAGTAGAGCAGGTTATTAAGGAGTTTCATGCATTTATTGGTGATGCGATTGTCGTCGCTCATAACGCATCATTTGATATTGGTTTCTTGTATACTGGCTATAAAAAATTTGGTCTTGAAGAAACGGTACATCCAGTAATTGATACGTTAGAGCTTGCCAGATTACTTTATCCTACGATGAAAAACCATCGCTTAAATACATTGTGTAAAAAATTCAATATTGAATTAACACAACATCACCGAGCGATTTATGATACTGAGGCGACTGGATATCTACTGCTGCAACTTTTAAAAGATGCAGATGAATTAGCCATCAAATACCATGATGACTTTAATAAGCACATAGGTGGGGGTGACGCCTATAAAAAGGGGCGACCAATGCATTGTACAATTTTAGCAGTCGACAATGCAGGTTTAAAAAATTTATTTAAACTGGTCTCACACTCCCATACCAAAACATTCTATCGTGTTCCTCGTGTGACACGAGCTGTCCTCGAGCAATATAGAGAAGGTTTGTTGGTCGGTTCAGGATGTAATAACGGCGAATTATTCGAAACAATGATGAATAAATCACCTGAGGAAGCAGAGCAAGTCGCTCGTTTCTATGACTATATTGAGGTACAACCGAAGGCGGTCTATGCTCCTTTAATTGAACGCAATGTCGTGCGTGATGAATGGACATTAGAGGATATTATCCGTAAGCTTGTGAAATTAGGGAAGAAGCTAGATAAACCTGTTGTGGCCACTGGTAACGTCCATTATTTAGATCCGACAGATGCTATGTTTAGACAAATACTTATAGGGTCTCAAGGTGGGGCGAATATTTTAAATCGTTCCAAGCTACCAGAAGTTCATTTTAGAACAACAGATGAAATGCTGAAGGAATTTGACTTTTTAGGACCTGACCTTGCAAAAGAAGTCGTGGTGACAAATGCTCAAAAAATTGCTGCAAGCATTGGGGATGTTAAACCGATTAAAGATGACCTTTATACACCAAAAATTGAAGGCTCAGATGATGAAGTAACGAATTTAACCTATGAAATGGCTCATCGTATTTATGGTGAAGAGTTACCTGAAATTGTAAAGGCTCGAATTGAAAAGGAATTAAAATCAATTTTAGGTCACGGGTTTGGCGTAATTTACTTAATTTCGGCCAAGCTAGTGAAAAAATCATTAGCTGATGGCTATTTAGTAGGTTCACGTGGTTCGGTTGGTTCCTCATTAGTTGCAACCTTTATGGAAATAACAGAGGTAAACCCACTACCTCCTCATTATGTTTGTCCCAATTGTAAGCATTCCGAGTTTTTTGATGATGGTTCGGTTAGCTCTGGCTTCGACTTGCCAAATAAGGACTGTACAGAATGTGGCACGCCATATAAAAAAGATGGCCAAGATATTCCATTTGAAACCTTCCTTGGCTTTAAAGGGGATAAGGTACCAGATATCGATTTGAACTTTTCAGGTGAATATCAGCCACAAGCTCATAACTATACAAAGGTGCTATTTGGAGAGGATTACGTGTACCGTGCTGGAACTATTGGTACCGTTGCGGAAAAAACTGCATATGGCTATGTAAAAGGTTATGCGAGTGATCATAATCTACATTTCCGAGGAGCAGAAGTAGATCGTTTAGTTCAAGGCTGTACAGGTGTAAAACGTACAACGGGACAACACCCTGGAGGGATAATTGTAGTACCTGATTATATGGATATATATGATTTCTCTCCTGTACAGTACCCAGCGGATGCACAGGATTCGGAATGGCGGACAACTCATTTTGATTTCCACTCTATCCATGACAATATTTTAAAGCTGGATATACTAGGACACGATGATCCGACTGTTATTAGGATGCTCCAGGATTTATCAGGAATTGATCCAAAAACAATTCCAACCGATGATCCTGTCGTAATGAAAATTTTTAGTTCTCCAGAAACTTTAGGGGTAACAGAAAAACAAATTGGCTGTAAAACCGGAACTTTAGGTATTCCAGAGTTTGGTACCCGCTTCGTGCGTCAAATGCTAGAGGATACAAAGCCCTCAACATTCTCGGAGCTTGTGCAAATTTCTGGACTATCCCATGGAACAGACGTATGGCTCGGCAATGCACAGGAACTAATTCAAAATGGCACATGTGTGCTAAAGGAAGTAATTGGTTGTCGTGACGATATTATGGTGTATTTAATTTACCAAGGTTTAGAACCATCGCTAGCATTTAAAATCATGGAGTCTGTACGTAAAGGGAAAGGTTTATCGGAGGAATTTGAAGCCGAGATGCTTGCTAATAAAGTACCTGGCTGGTATATCGAATCATGTAAAAAGATCAAATACATGTTCCCGAAAGCCCATGCGGCAGCTTACGTTTTAATGGCTGTACGTATAGCATGGTTTAAGGTACATTTCCCAATCCTGTATTATGCAGCGTATTTCACTGTCCGTGCAGATGATTTTGATTTAATTGCAATGGTTCAGGGTTCACAAATGATTCGTGCACGTATCGATGAAATCAATATGAAGGGCTTAGATGCATCAACAAAAGAGAAAAACTTATTAACGGTGCTGGAGCTTGCACTAGAAATGTGCGAACGAGGCATGAGCTTCCAAAAAGTTGACTTATACCGTTCACAGGCAAGTGAATTTGTCATAGATGGGAATTCGCTTATTCCGCCATTTGATGCAATTCCAGGGCTTGGAACCAACGTTGCCAAAACGATTGTAGCTGCCCGTGAAGAGGGAGAGTTTTTATCGAAGGAAGATTTACAGCAACGTGGTCGTGTATCGAAAACACTTATTGAATACATGGATCAACTTGGTTGTCTAGAAGGCATGCCTGATGCCAATCAGTTATCACTATTTTAG
- a CDS encoding proline--tRNA ligase has product MKQSKTFIPTLREVPADAEVKSHKQLLRAGFIRQNTSGVYSYLPLAKRVLTKIETIIREEMEAINSIELLMPSLQSAELWQESGRWEKYGPELMRLKDRHDRDFALGPTHEEVITTLVRDEIKSYKKLPLTLYQIQTKFRDEKRPRFGLLRGREFIMKDAYSFHASRESLDETYEDMYRAYSNIFSRLGLNYRAVIADAGSIGGKGTHEFMVLSEIGEDTIAYSDSSDYAANIEMAEVIVNYQPSDEALKEVEKVATPDQKTIEEVSAFLKVEPANVIKSLVFDVDGELVVVLARGDHEINDIKLKNALEAGSVELASEAAIRDLLGCGVGSIGPVKLPVDVKVVADHAIKSIRNGIAGANEDGFHLVNVNPERDFAVNDYLDIRFIQEGDPSPDGQGIIKFAEGIEVGHIFKLGTTYSAKMNGTFLDEQGKAQPFIMGCYGIGVSRILAAVAEHFQDENGFTWPAQLAPYDIHVVPVNTKDEAQVALADELYGLLKSYRYDVLLDDRAERAGVKFADADLIGLPVRVTVGKKATEGIVEVKFRQTGETFEWKKEEVIDHLNEFFRKN; this is encoded by the coding sequence ATGAAGCAAAGTAAAACATTTATCCCAACGTTACGTGAAGTACCTGCTGATGCTGAGGTAAAGTCACATAAGCAATTACTACGTGCAGGGTTTATTCGTCAAAATACAAGTGGGGTATACTCGTATTTACCGCTTGCAAAACGTGTCTTAACAAAAATTGAAACAATTATTCGTGAAGAAATGGAAGCGATCAATTCAATTGAGCTTTTAATGCCATCACTACAATCTGCAGAGCTTTGGCAGGAGTCAGGTCGCTGGGAAAAGTACGGTCCAGAATTAATGCGCTTAAAAGATCGTCATGATCGTGATTTCGCCTTAGGACCAACACATGAAGAAGTGATTACCACTTTAGTGCGTGATGAAATTAAATCCTATAAAAAATTACCGTTAACATTGTATCAAATTCAAACAAAGTTCCGTGATGAAAAACGTCCTCGCTTTGGCTTACTACGAGGAAGAGAGTTTATTATGAAAGATGCTTATTCTTTCCATGCATCACGAGAAAGCTTAGATGAAACGTATGAAGATATGTATCGTGCATATTCTAATATTTTCTCTCGTTTAGGCTTAAACTACCGTGCTGTTATTGCAGATGCGGGATCTATCGGTGGGAAAGGCACACATGAATTTATGGTGCTTTCTGAAATTGGAGAAGATACGATTGCCTATTCAGATTCATCTGATTATGCGGCTAATATTGAAATGGCTGAAGTAATTGTCAACTATCAACCTTCTGATGAGGCTTTAAAAGAAGTTGAAAAAGTAGCTACCCCAGATCAAAAAACAATTGAAGAAGTATCAGCATTCTTAAAAGTAGAGCCTGCCAATGTCATTAAATCTTTAGTTTTTGACGTGGATGGAGAGCTTGTTGTGGTCCTAGCGCGTGGGGATCATGAAATCAATGATATTAAATTGAAAAATGCACTTGAAGCAGGCTCTGTGGAACTAGCAAGTGAAGCAGCAATTCGTGACTTATTAGGCTGTGGCGTGGGTTCAATTGGACCTGTGAAATTACCTGTCGATGTAAAAGTAGTTGCAGATCATGCGATTAAATCAATTCGTAATGGTATTGCAGGTGCAAATGAGGATGGATTCCATTTAGTAAATGTCAACCCAGAGCGCGATTTTGCTGTGAATGATTATTTAGATATTCGTTTTATTCAAGAGGGAGACCCTTCTCCAGATGGACAAGGTATTATCAAATTTGCGGAAGGTATTGAAGTTGGTCATATTTTCAAATTAGGTACTACATACTCTGCTAAAATGAATGGTACTTTCTTAGACGAGCAAGGGAAGGCCCAACCATTTATTATGGGTTGCTATGGTATTGGTGTTTCTCGTATTTTAGCTGCTGTAGCTGAGCACTTCCAAGATGAAAATGGCTTTACATGGCCAGCACAATTAGCACCATACGATATTCATGTTGTTCCTGTTAATACGAAAGATGAGGCACAGGTTGCTTTAGCAGATGAGCTATACGGCTTATTAAAATCATATCGTTATGATGTTCTTTTAGATGATCGTGCTGAACGTGCGGGTGTAAAATTTGCTGATGCTGATTTAATTGGTTTACCTGTTCGTGTAACAGTTGGTAAAAAAGCAACTGAAGGTATTGTAGAAGTGAAATTCCGTCAAACAGGTGAAACGTTTGAATGGAAAAAAGAAGAAGTAATTGATCACTTAAACGAATTTTTCCGTAAAAATTAA
- the rnpM gene encoding RNase P modulator RnpM, whose translation MAVNKKVPLRKCVATGEMLPKKEMIRVVRSKEGEVSVDVSGKKPGRGAYVSKSEKAVDIARKKNVLGHQLDVKIPEEIYEELILLIRRESIL comes from the coding sequence ATGGCTGTAAACAAAAAAGTACCTCTTCGTAAATGTGTAGCAACTGGAGAAATGCTACCGAAGAAAGAGATGATACGTGTTGTTCGCTCCAAAGAGGGCGAAGTAAGTGTAGATGTCTCTGGAAAAAAACCAGGACGTGGTGCGTATGTCTCGAAATCAGAGAAGGCAGTTGACATCGCACGTAAGAAAAATGTATTAGGGCACCAACTTGATGTGAAAATTCCTGAAGAAATATACGAAGAACTGATTTTGCTGATTCGTAGGGAGTCAATTTTATGA
- the rimP gene encoding ribosome maturation factor RimP produces the protein MSKVPSLIEELAKPIVDELNLELVDIEFVKEGRNWFLRVYVDTPEGGIDIDQCAQVSERLSLLLDEKDPITQNYYLEVSSPGAERPLKKDTDFQKAIGKFIYVKTYEPIKDMKEFQGYLTSYDEHTLVMEVRIKTRKITVTIEQEKIALARLAIDFSA, from the coding sequence ATGAGCAAAGTACCATCTTTAATTGAAGAGCTCGCTAAACCAATTGTGGATGAGTTAAATCTTGAGCTAGTGGATATTGAGTTCGTCAAAGAAGGACGTAACTGGTTTTTACGTGTCTACGTTGATACGCCTGAGGGTGGAATTGACATTGACCAATGTGCTCAAGTTAGTGAACGACTAAGTTTGCTATTGGATGAAAAAGATCCAATTACACAAAACTATTATTTAGAAGTTTCTTCACCTGGAGCAGAGCGTCCATTAAAAAAAGATACTGATTTTCAAAAAGCAATTGGCAAATTTATTTATGTAAAAACCTATGAGCCCATCAAGGACATGAAGGAATTCCAAGGCTACTTAACGTCATACGATGAACATACATTAGTGATGGAAGTGCGTATTAAAACGCGTAAAATAACAGTAACAATTGAACAAGAAAAAATCGCATTGGCACGACTTGCCATCGATTTTTCAGCATAA